One window of Brachybacterium ginsengisoli genomic DNA carries:
- a CDS encoding LacI family DNA-binding transcriptional regulator, with the protein MAVTLKDVAARAAVSVATASRAFQRPDMVGAATLERVRAAASELGYSPNRTARALITGRAGVYGVIVPDLENPFFPAVLKGAQARAHELGAQLLITDAGESPEGELPLVRTLAPQVDGILLCSSRMDEESLREAASLTPLSLVNRVSPQLPGVFADPDPGIPAAVQHLRRMGHRRIGYVGGPSISRSDQVRREVIVGICAEAGLEAIEIGSFAPTADGGRLGAEALLQTDATAVLVYNDLMALALMERLRSFGVDVPGQISVVGWDDITFAAMITPGLATVRVPRYDMGTTGIDLLHEPAGGEPARIGLRTRFVPRASVGRAPSSSTLRA; encoded by the coding sequence ATGGCGGTGACGCTCAAGGACGTGGCCGCCCGCGCGGCCGTCTCCGTCGCCACGGCCTCCCGGGCCTTCCAGCGCCCGGACATGGTCGGCGCCGCGACCCTCGAGCGGGTGCGCGCCGCCGCCTCCGAGCTCGGCTACAGCCCCAACCGCACCGCCCGCGCCCTCATCACCGGGCGTGCCGGGGTGTACGGCGTGATCGTCCCCGACCTCGAGAACCCCTTCTTCCCGGCGGTGCTCAAGGGTGCGCAGGCCCGGGCCCACGAGCTCGGGGCGCAGCTGCTGATCACCGACGCGGGGGAGTCGCCCGAGGGCGAGCTGCCGCTGGTGCGCACCCTCGCCCCCCAGGTCGACGGGATCCTGCTGTGCTCGAGCCGGATGGACGAGGAGTCGCTGCGCGAGGCCGCCTCGCTCACACCGCTCAGCCTGGTCAACCGGGTCTCCCCGCAGCTCCCCGGCGTCTTCGCGGACCCGGATCCGGGCATCCCCGCCGCCGTGCAGCACCTGCGACGGATGGGGCACCGACGGATCGGCTACGTCGGCGGCCCCTCCATCAGCCGTTCCGACCAGGTGCGGCGCGAGGTCATCGTGGGGATCTGCGCCGAGGCGGGCCTGGAGGCGATCGAGATCGGCTCCTTCGCGCCGACGGCCGACGGCGGGCGCCTCGGCGCCGAGGCGCTCCTGCAGACCGACGCGACCGCGGTGCTGGTCTACAACGACCTCATGGCCCTCGCGCTCATGGAGCGGCTGCGCAGCTTCGGCGTGGACGTGCCGGGGCAGATCAGCGTGGTGGGCTGGGACGACATCACCTTCGCCGCGATGATCACCCCGGGCCTGGCCACGGTGCGGGTGCCCCGCTACGACATGGGCACCACCGGGATCGACCTGCTCCACGAACCCGCCGGCGGCGAGCCGGCACGGATCGGGCTGCGCACCCGCTTCGTGCCCCGCGCCTCGGTCGGTCGCGCGCCGAGCTCGTCTACGCTCCGAGCATGA
- a CDS encoding M50 family metallopeptidase yields MDLSTLLGGIGARIAPDDAPTPGWWVATALVAALVVIAVPPLWRLTRPAVTIVHELGHAVIGMAFGRRFAGFVVSADMSGHALTVGPRRGIGRIASTWAGYPAPALIGAVLVQVSLLGWARTALCIALVVLVLSLVFTRSLHTVAAVLATAAAVGALWWWGSPALIALLTLAAGAFLLLGAWRHLGAVIRTGGRGDDPAQLGQLTALPAGVWTLSFALVIALCSWWAGSPLVEAVGGLR; encoded by the coding sequence CGCGCCCGACGACGCCCCGACGCCCGGCTGGTGGGTCGCGACCGCGCTGGTCGCGGCGCTCGTGGTGATCGCCGTCCCGCCGCTGTGGCGGCTGACCCGCCCTGCGGTGACGATCGTGCACGAGCTCGGCCACGCCGTGATCGGGATGGCCTTCGGCCGACGCTTCGCCGGGTTCGTGGTCAGCGCCGACATGTCCGGCCACGCCCTCACCGTCGGCCCCCGCCGAGGGATCGGGCGCATCGCCTCCACCTGGGCCGGCTACCCGGCACCGGCGCTGATCGGGGCCGTGCTCGTGCAGGTCTCCCTACTCGGCTGGGCGCGGACGGCGCTCTGCATCGCGCTCGTCGTGCTGGTGCTCTCGCTCGTGTTCACCCGCTCCCTGCACACCGTCGCCGCCGTGCTGGCCACCGCCGCGGCGGTCGGGGCGCTGTGGTGGTGGGGCTCCCCGGCGCTCATCGCGCTGCTCACCCTTGCCGCCGGCGCCTTCCTGCTGCTCGGGGCGTGGCGGCACCTCGGCGCCGTGATCCGCACCGGCGGCCGCGGCGACGACCCCGCGCAGCTCGGCCAGCTCACCGCCCTGCCCGCCGGGGTGTGGACGCTGAGCTTCGCCCTCGTGATCGCCCTGTGCAGCTGGTGGGCCGGATCGCCGCTGGTCGAGGCCGTGGGCGGGCTCCGGTGA
- a CDS encoding YdcF family protein produces the protein MSAAGIGALGLLTMLCTAAHQLIVRRDPRRMRSGTLLLLAALLLLALVLALLGRPAPTALLLALWGLSMTGALVLGATVVIGSLVISPRDARPRGRVLSGLGGLALLASPVLVPALAGVGGPVGLVLAGIVGVLAMHLGIAFLIFLGAALPYLRHRPRLGGGGIIVLGSTLHAGRIPPLLRGRLERAAAERERLLALGVDPLLVPSGGKGDEDTPHEAEAMAAHLIDVLGVPADRVRTEIAARTTEENLVLSHRLLDEAGQAGTYLVVTSGYHAFRAALIARELGFGDEVVGGPTGLRHLPTAMLREFVLLLGRRLPWVLAALPVTVAAAVLLVRML, from the coding sequence ATGTCTGCAGCAGGGATCGGGGCCCTCGGGCTCCTGACGATGCTGTGCACGGCGGCCCACCAGCTGATCGTCCGCCGGGACCCCCGCCGGATGCGCAGCGGGACGCTCCTGCTGCTCGCCGCGCTCCTGCTCCTCGCTCTGGTGCTCGCGCTGCTGGGCCGCCCGGCACCGACGGCGCTGCTGCTCGCGCTGTGGGGCCTGAGCATGACCGGGGCGCTCGTACTCGGGGCGACCGTGGTGATCGGCTCCCTGGTCATCTCCCCGCGCGATGCCCGACCGCGCGGTCGTGTGCTCTCGGGGCTCGGCGGGCTCGCGCTGCTCGCCTCCCCCGTCCTGGTCCCCGCGCTCGCGGGGGTCGGGGGTCCCGTCGGCCTCGTGCTCGCAGGGATCGTCGGCGTCCTCGCGATGCACCTGGGGATCGCCTTCCTGATCTTCCTCGGCGCCGCCCTCCCCTACCTCCGGCACCGGCCGCGACTGGGCGGCGGCGGCATCATCGTGCTCGGCTCGACCCTGCACGCCGGACGGATCCCGCCGCTGCTGCGTGGTCGGCTCGAGCGCGCCGCCGCCGAGCGGGAGCGCCTGCTCGCCCTCGGCGTCGATCCGCTGCTGGTGCCCTCGGGCGGCAAGGGCGACGAGGACACCCCGCACGAGGCGGAGGCGATGGCGGCGCATCTGATCGACGTGCTCGGGGTCCCCGCCGACCGGGTGCGCACCGAGATCGCCGCGCGCACCACCGAGGAGAACCTGGTCCTCTCCCACCGACTGCTCGACGAGGCCGGACAGGCGGGCACCTACCTCGTCGTCACCAGCGGATATCACGCCTTCCGGGCCGCGCTGATCGCGCGCGAGCTGGGGTTCGGGGACGAGGTGGTCGGCGGGCCGACGGGGCTGCGCCATCTGCCCACCGCGATGCTGCGGGAGTTCGTGCTCCTGCTCGGGCGCCGACTGCCCTGGGTGCTCGCCGCCCTGCCCGTGACGGTCGCGGCCGCGGTGCTGCTGGTGCGCATGCTCTGA
- a CDS encoding YdcF family protein, with translation MTGRVEELGMLGSLIGTAFWWGLYLLVFHRDRRRVRNGVLLLIALGSSLSTLGQLVQTTLPLGDVLVLAAVLLEVLGLVGLAVFMVWNGLTMVRKEGRSLGNLLSGFAGLALLASPVVAGALLFSLHPLGLAAGALLALLTLHVGLAFAVFLCASIPYQLFPKQLPTEGIIVHGSGLIRGKVSPLLRNRLDRAVAERDRLLALGLDPLLVPSGGQGEDEPRPEGEAMAEYLVEEAGMPAERVRAETASRTTEENLTLSHRILEEAGVAGPCIVATSRYHAFRAALLARSLGYADEAVGGPTAFYYVPSATLREFIAVLTYRKVWFAVSFLPALGLVALMVRAALLYA, from the coding sequence ATGACCGGACGAGTCGAGGAGCTGGGAATGCTGGGATCGCTGATCGGGACGGCCTTCTGGTGGGGGCTGTACCTGCTGGTCTTCCACCGGGACCGGAGGCGGGTGCGCAACGGCGTGCTCCTGCTGATCGCGCTCGGATCGAGCCTCTCCACCCTCGGCCAGCTCGTCCAGACCACCCTTCCGCTCGGCGACGTGCTCGTGCTCGCCGCGGTGCTGCTCGAGGTGCTGGGACTGGTGGGGCTCGCGGTGTTCATGGTGTGGAACGGCCTGACCATGGTGCGCAAGGAGGGCCGGTCCCTGGGGAACCTGCTCTCGGGTTTCGCGGGACTGGCCCTGCTGGCCTCTCCCGTCGTCGCCGGGGCTCTGCTGTTCTCGCTCCATCCCCTCGGGCTCGCCGCGGGTGCGCTGCTGGCTCTGCTCACCCTGCATGTGGGACTCGCCTTCGCCGTGTTCCTGTGCGCCTCGATCCCCTACCAGCTGTTCCCCAAGCAGCTGCCCACCGAGGGGATCATCGTCCACGGGTCCGGCCTGATCCGCGGGAAGGTCTCACCCCTGCTGCGCAACCGACTGGACCGTGCCGTCGCCGAGCGCGATCGGCTGCTGGCGCTCGGCCTCGATCCGCTGCTGGTCCCCTCGGGCGGTCAGGGCGAGGACGAGCCGCGCCCCGAGGGCGAGGCGATGGCCGAGTACCTCGTGGAGGAGGCCGGGATGCCTGCCGAGCGCGTCCGCGCCGAGACCGCATCGCGCACCACGGAGGAGAACCTGACCCTCTCCCACCGGATCCTCGAGGAGGCCGGCGTGGCAGGCCCCTGCATCGTCGCGACCAGCAGGTACCACGCCTTCCGTGCGGCCCTGCTGGCGCGGTCGCTGGGATACGCCGACGAGGCCGTGGGTGGTCCCACCGCGTTCTACTACGTCCCCAGCGCCACGCTGCGGGAGTTCATCGCGGTGCTGACCTACCGGAAGGTGTGGTTCGCCGTGTCCTTCCTGCCGGCGCTGGGACTCGTCGCCCTGATGGTCCGGGCCGCGCTGCTGTACGCCTGA
- a CDS encoding DUF1801 domain-containing protein, with the protein MSDSDLSTPIADVPGVGRPAVRALAEQGLGIVGELAGRSWPELAALHGVGPSAGRRLQAVLAEHGASFQDPPAAETRSAVVTRGATGRNAADLRTRSTGAAPEDHIASLGARRRREGAALLAMFGEATGAPATMWGPSMIGYGEVHYRYATGREGDTFQLGFSPRAADLALYGLQGHPRSEELLERLGPHRRGAGCVWVRSLEAVDTDILAELVGHAWESGPPPA; encoded by the coding sequence ATGAGCGACAGCGACCTCTCCACCCCCATCGCGGATGTCCCGGGTGTGGGACGCCCCGCGGTCCGGGCTCTGGCCGAGCAGGGGCTGGGCATCGTCGGCGAGCTGGCAGGCCGCAGCTGGCCCGAACTCGCCGCGCTCCACGGCGTCGGCCCGTCGGCCGGACGCCGGCTGCAGGCGGTGCTCGCCGAGCACGGAGCCTCCTTCCAGGACCCGCCCGCCGCGGAGACCCGATCGGCGGTCGTGACCCGCGGGGCGACCGGGAGGAACGCCGCCGATCTCCGCACCCGCTCGACCGGCGCCGCCCCCGAGGACCACATCGCCTCGCTCGGCGCGCGCCGCCGCCGCGAGGGCGCGGCCCTGCTGGCGATGTTCGGGGAGGCCACCGGCGCCCCGGCCACGATGTGGGGGCCCAGCATGATCGGCTACGGCGAGGTGCACTACCGCTATGCCACCGGCCGCGAGGGGGACACCTTCCAGCTCGGCTTCAGCCCGCGCGCCGCGGATCTCGCGCTCTACGGGCTGCAGGGCCATCCCCGCAGCGAGGAGCTGCTGGAGCGGCTGGGCCCGCACCGGCGCGGCGCCGGCTGCGTCTGGGTGCGGTCCCTCGAGGCGGTCGACACGGACATCCTGGCTGAGCTCGTGGGCCATGCCTGGGAGAGCGGTCCGCCGCCCGCGTGA
- a CDS encoding zinc-binding alcohol dehydrogenase family protein, translating into MKSIRVTTPGAVEIVDVPAPQPAPGEALLRVRFAGICGSDIQTFRGTQPFTTYPRVPGHEFSAEILEIHDPEGAAETDLSVGDVVTGVPYFEDGTCYSCRRGRLNACVHNETMGVHRDGAFQELITMPLDRLHRAEGVNPRDLAMVEPFSIGYHAVLRAEVGEQDRVLVIGAGAIGLLTMLAARSRGARVWVADVVGSRLEIARDLGAEGTFDLTTDSLADAVDRATDGDGFDVVCEATGLPVSFTNAIEAAATGARLALIGNGTREVTFNQSVLIKKELDVLGSRNSLGVFPQLIELLESGAVDVSPLRTRIVPFTEAMSALEAAGGGSTADVKVLIEFPTAP; encoded by the coding sequence ATGAAGTCGATCCGCGTCACCACGCCCGGAGCCGTGGAGATCGTCGACGTCCCCGCTCCGCAGCCCGCGCCCGGGGAGGCGCTGCTGCGCGTCCGCTTCGCCGGCATCTGCGGCTCGGACATCCAGACCTTCCGGGGCACCCAGCCCTTCACCACCTACCCGCGCGTCCCCGGGCACGAGTTCTCCGCGGAGATCCTCGAGATCCACGACCCCGAGGGGGCCGCGGAGACCGATCTGTCCGTCGGGGACGTCGTCACGGGCGTGCCCTACTTCGAGGACGGCACCTGCTACTCCTGCCGCCGCGGGCGGCTCAACGCCTGCGTGCACAACGAGACCATGGGCGTGCACCGCGACGGCGCGTTCCAGGAGCTGATCACCATGCCGCTGGACCGGCTGCACCGGGCCGAGGGCGTAAATCCCCGCGACCTGGCGATGGTGGAGCCGTTCTCCATCGGGTACCACGCCGTGCTGCGCGCCGAGGTCGGCGAGCAGGACCGGGTGCTGGTCATCGGCGCCGGAGCGATCGGCCTGCTGACCATGCTCGCCGCCCGCAGCCGCGGGGCGCGCGTCTGGGTCGCCGACGTCGTCGGGTCCCGCCTGGAGATCGCCCGCGACCTCGGCGCGGAGGGGACCTTCGATCTCACGACGGACTCCCTCGCCGACGCCGTCGACCGCGCCACCGACGGCGACGGCTTCGACGTGGTCTGCGAGGCCACCGGCCTGCCGGTCTCCTTCACCAACGCGATCGAGGCGGCCGCCACCGGTGCGCGCCTCGCCCTGATCGGCAACGGCACCCGCGAGGTCACCTTCAACCAGTCGGTCCTCATCAAGAAGGAGCTGGACGTGCTCGGCTCCCGCAACAGCCTCGGGGTCTTCCCCCAGCTCATCGAGCTCCTGGAGAGCGGCGCGGTGGACGTCTCGCCGCTGCGCACCCGGATCGTCCCGTTCACCGAGGCGATGAGCGCGCTCGAGGCCGCCGGCGGCGGGTCGACCGCCGATGTCAAGGTGCTCATCGAGTTCCCCACCGCCCCCTGA
- a CDS encoding biotin transporter BioY, with amino-acid sequence MSAITVPARRPVLADALAPHRTRLQDAGLVLSGVAVVALLAQVTIPLPLVPITGQTLGVILVGAALGSRRGAAALATYLLVGLAGAPIFAELSGGPASVLSPSFGFVLGFVPAAFVAGWFAERAWDRRPVLAMIGFVAASAVPFLVGVPYLAVILNAVMGAETGLAGVLAAGLWPFVPGGLVKAALAAVLIPAAWKAVRGLDDRR; translated from the coding sequence ATGTCCGCGATCACCGTCCCGGCCCGCCGTCCCGTCCTGGCCGATGCCCTGGCCCCGCACCGCACCCGACTGCAGGATGCCGGCCTGGTGCTCTCGGGCGTCGCCGTCGTCGCGCTCCTCGCGCAGGTCACCATCCCGCTGCCGCTGGTCCCGATCACCGGGCAGACCCTCGGCGTGATCCTCGTGGGCGCGGCGCTCGGCTCCCGTCGCGGTGCCGCGGCGCTGGCGACCTATCTGCTGGTGGGCCTCGCGGGCGCCCCGATCTTCGCCGAGCTCAGCGGCGGCCCGGCCTCCGTGCTCTCGCCCAGCTTCGGGTTCGTGCTCGGCTTCGTGCCGGCGGCCTTCGTGGCCGGCTGGTTCGCCGAGCGCGCCTGGGACCGCCGCCCCGTGCTCGCGATGATCGGCTTCGTCGCCGCGAGCGCGGTGCCCTTCCTGGTGGGCGTGCCGTACCTCGCGGTGATCCTCAACGCCGTGATGGGCGCCGAGACCGGCCTCGCCGGCGTGCTCGCGGCCGGTCTGTGGCCCTTCGTGCCCGGCGGTCTCGTCAAGGCCGCGCTCGCCGCGGTGCTGATCCCCGCCGCGTGGAAGGCCGTGCGCGGCCTCGACGACCGCCGCTGA
- a CDS encoding tagaturonate epimerase family protein, which produces MTLHHDSLTASIEYDGSARSLRLDAASADALAAFEGTASAAGDGHVLTGPLTTANARALQAAFPVLRPQLIGGHRTSVGTGDRTGLATPGQARAFAEQGVGVMPVLAQQSIREMDRLGRSARSVMDDAVFGLVEAGWDRGFGADCDHIKSTEGIDRGLEAGFVMFTLDPGDLVADVTAGVTEADAEGLPWDQLEDTLADLKARYVGMTLDVGHSQIEVTEQDVLTAAVKYGRAVVESMRLYRHVTENARHEVEIEFAVDETTWLTTFFEHFYMASELKRLGASWFSFAPRYVDGFEKGLDFLGDVEELRTNLEAHHAISNQFGGYKISLHSGSDKFSIYPLCVEATQGLVHLKTSGTSYLCGVEIVAAQDPELFSAIWDISRASYVKARASYQVSAHEDRTPTSLEGVDLPELIRSADARQILHVGYGDSLNGTDASGASIHDRFLDVVAAHQASHTEVLAAHIGRHLAPFRPAPAQG; this is translated from the coding sequence ATGACCCTGCACCACGACTCCCTCACCGCCAGCATCGAGTACGACGGCTCCGCCCGCTCCCTGCGCCTGGACGCGGCCTCGGCCGATGCACTCGCCGCCTTCGAGGGCACCGCCTCCGCCGCCGGCGACGGGCACGTCCTCACCGGCCCGCTGACCACCGCGAACGCGAGGGCGCTGCAGGCGGCCTTCCCCGTGCTGCGGCCCCAGCTGATCGGCGGGCACCGCACCTCCGTCGGCACCGGCGACCGCACCGGGCTGGCGACCCCCGGCCAGGCGCGCGCCTTCGCCGAGCAGGGCGTCGGCGTGATGCCGGTGCTCGCCCAGCAGTCGATCCGCGAGATGGACCGCCTGGGCCGCAGCGCCCGGTCCGTCATGGACGACGCCGTCTTCGGCCTGGTCGAGGCCGGCTGGGACCGCGGCTTCGGCGCCGACTGCGACCACATCAAGTCCACCGAGGGCATCGACCGCGGCCTCGAGGCCGGCTTCGTCATGTTCACCCTGGACCCGGGCGACCTGGTCGCCGACGTCACCGCCGGGGTCACCGAGGCCGACGCCGAGGGCCTCCCCTGGGACCAGCTCGAGGACACCCTCGCGGACCTCAAGGCCCGCTACGTGGGCATGACGCTGGACGTGGGCCATTCGCAGATCGAGGTCACCGAGCAGGACGTCCTCACCGCGGCGGTGAAGTACGGTCGCGCGGTCGTGGAGTCGATGCGCCTGTACCGTCACGTCACCGAGAACGCCCGGCACGAGGTCGAGATCGAGTTCGCGGTCGACGAGACCACATGGCTCACCACCTTCTTCGAGCACTTCTACATGGCCTCGGAGCTCAAGCGCCTGGGCGCCTCCTGGTTCAGCTTCGCGCCGCGCTACGTGGACGGCTTCGAGAAGGGCCTGGACTTCCTGGGCGACGTGGAGGAGCTGCGCACGAACCTCGAGGCGCACCACGCGATCTCGAACCAGTTCGGCGGCTACAAGATCTCCCTGCACTCGGGATCCGACAAGTTCTCCATCTACCCGCTGTGCGTCGAGGCGACCCAGGGCCTGGTCCACCTGAAGACCTCCGGCACCAGCTACCTGTGCGGCGTCGAGATCGTCGCCGCCCAGGACCCGGAGCTGTTCTCGGCGATCTGGGACATCTCCCGCGCCTCCTACGTCAAGGCCCGGGCGAGCTACCAGGTCTCCGCCCACGAGGACCGCACCCCCACCTCCCTGGAGGGCGTGGACCTGCCCGAGCTGATCCGCTCGGCCGACGCCCGCCAGATCCTGCACGTGGGCTACGGCGACTCGCTGAACGGGACCGACGCCTCCGGCGCCTCGATCCACGACCGCTTCCTCGACGTGGTCGCCGCACATCAGGCCAGCCACACCGAGGTGCTCGCCGCGCACATCGGCCGCCATCTGGCGCCCTTCCGGCCGGCTCCCGCCCAGGGCTGA
- a CDS encoding peroxiredoxin yields the protein MPSAPVKLAVGDAAPALDLPTAGGGRVDLAALRGAPALLWFYPAANTSLCTKQACDLRDSHQMFLDAGYRVIGISPDPVAELDRFIAEQDLPYTLASDESHQVMEAYGAWGEKNMYGKLVQGTIRSTFAIDAEGVLTFVKYRVGTPKHIALLQEKLGL from the coding sequence ATGCCGTCCGCACCCGTGAAGCTCGCCGTGGGCGATGCCGCCCCCGCCCTCGACCTGCCCACCGCCGGCGGAGGCCGGGTGGACCTCGCCGCGCTGCGGGGCGCCCCGGCCCTGCTGTGGTTCTACCCCGCGGCGAACACCTCCCTGTGCACCAAGCAGGCCTGCGATCTGCGGGACAGCCATCAGATGTTCCTCGACGCCGGCTACCGGGTGATCGGCATCTCCCCGGACCCCGTCGCCGAGCTCGACCGCTTCATCGCCGAGCAGGACCTTCCCTACACCCTCGCCTCCGACGAGTCCCATCAGGTGATGGAGGCGTACGGCGCATGGGGAGAGAAGAACATGTACGGGAAGCTGGTCCAGGGCACCATCCGCTCCACCTTCGCGATCGACGCCGAGGGCGTGCTGACCTTCGTGAAGTACCGCGTGGGCACCCCGAAGCACATCGCGCTGCTGCAGGAGAAGCTCGGCCTCTGA
- a CDS encoding potassium channel family protein: MGQTEGERRRADRSPFVGRRSKAAVLILGIGFVMVVVHSVLFKVLMEHESGEHSWASAVYWTITTMSTLGYGDITFTSDAGRLFSLWVLLSGVVYMLVLLPFFVIQYVVTPWLDHRRAARTPRKVPASLCDHVLLVGSDAVTQAFAARAERSRVPAVIVLEDGALAGELHDQGRQVIVGPLDSAVTYRNAGASRARLVVSTLSDTANTNVAFTVRQAAARVPIAVTAAKPVSVDVLGFAGADHVLELGQVLGREMASRVLGSTGRYHPIGSFGSTIIAEAAARGTALVGLTLGEALPLLRSKVRVLAIMRKGRLRAMTPDLRITDGTVLVLAGQECELAEYDEQFQSREISEEPVVILGGGRVGRSASRALSDEGVPNTIVEMLPGRVETSYSVLEGTASYAVVSGDAADQRILRRAGLESASAVLVTPRDDDLNVYLTLFCRRLRPELQVVSRATYERNVATLYRAGADGVLSYATIGATDLWNHAGLSHRVLVAEGNELFLVPRPASLARRSVRDDEVRRRTGCHIVAVLDEDGTLAYDTESIPSAPGQLLLLGDRHAERRFRETYLGRRR; this comes from the coding sequence ATGGGACAGACGGAGGGCGAGCGCCGCCGCGCGGACAGATCCCCGTTCGTCGGCCGACGGTCGAAGGCCGCCGTGCTGATCCTCGGGATCGGCTTCGTGATGGTCGTGGTCCACTCGGTCCTGTTCAAGGTCCTGATGGAGCACGAGTCCGGCGAGCACTCGTGGGCGAGCGCCGTGTACTGGACAATCACCACCATGTCGACCCTCGGCTACGGCGACATCACCTTCACCTCGGACGCCGGCCGGCTGTTCTCGCTGTGGGTCCTGCTCAGCGGCGTGGTCTACATGCTGGTGCTGCTGCCCTTCTTCGTCATCCAGTACGTCGTCACCCCGTGGCTGGACCACCGCCGTGCCGCGCGCACCCCGCGCAAGGTGCCCGCCTCCCTGTGCGACCACGTGCTGCTGGTGGGCTCCGACGCGGTCACCCAGGCGTTCGCCGCCCGGGCGGAGCGCTCCCGGGTGCCCGCCGTCATCGTCCTCGAGGACGGGGCCCTCGCCGGGGAGCTGCACGACCAGGGGCGCCAGGTGATCGTGGGTCCGCTCGACTCCGCCGTGACCTACCGCAACGCCGGCGCCTCGCGCGCCCGACTGGTGGTCTCCACCCTCTCGGACACCGCGAACACCAACGTCGCCTTCACCGTGCGCCAGGCCGCAGCCCGCGTGCCGATCGCCGTGACCGCGGCGAAGCCCGTCTCCGTCGACGTGCTCGGCTTCGCCGGCGCCGACCACGTGCTCGAGCTCGGCCAGGTGCTGGGCCGCGAGATGGCCTCCCGGGTGCTGGGCTCCACGGGCAGGTACCACCCCATCGGCAGCTTCGGCTCGACCATCATCGCCGAGGCCGCCGCGCGCGGAACCGCCCTGGTGGGTCTCACCCTCGGCGAGGCGCTGCCGCTGCTGCGCTCGAAGGTGCGGGTCCTGGCGATCATGCGCAAGGGTCGGCTGCGGGCGATGACCCCGGACCTGCGGATCACCGACGGGACCGTGCTCGTGCTCGCCGGGCAGGAGTGCGAGCTCGCCGAGTACGACGAGCAGTTCCAGAGCCGCGAGATCTCCGAGGAGCCGGTGGTGATCCTCGGCGGCGGCCGCGTGGGGCGGTCCGCCTCCCGCGCGCTGAGCGACGAGGGCGTGCCCAACACGATCGTCGAGATGCTCCCCGGCCGGGTCGAGACCTCCTACTCCGTGCTCGAGGGCACCGCGAGCTACGCCGTGGTCTCCGGGGACGCCGCCGACCAGCGGATCCTGCGCCGCGCGGGCCTCGAGAGCGCCTCCGCCGTGCTGGTCACGCCGCGGGACGACGACCTCAACGTCTACCTCACCCTGTTCTGCCGGCGCCTGCGTCCGGAGCTGCAGGTGGTCTCCCGCGCGACCTACGAACGCAACGTGGCCACGCTCTACCGTGCGGGCGCCGACGGCGTGCTCTCCTACGCCACCATCGGCGCGACCGATCTGTGGAACCACGCCGGGCTCAGCCATCGTGTGCTGGTCGCCGAGGGCAACGAGCTGTTCCTGGTGCCCCGTCCCGCCTCCCTGGCGCGCCGCTCCGTGCGCGACGACGAGGTGCGCCGCAGGACCGGCTGCCACATCGTCGCGGTGCTCGATGAGGACGGCACCCTGGCCTACGACACCGAGTCCATCCCCTCGGCGCCCGGCCAGCTGCTGCTGCTCGGTGATCGTCACGCCGAGCGCCGCTTCCGCGAGACCTACCTCGGCCGCCGACGCTAG